In Syngnathus typhle isolate RoL2023-S1 ecotype Sweden linkage group LG14, RoL_Styp_1.0, whole genome shotgun sequence, one genomic interval encodes:
- the LOC133167241 gene encoding leucine-rich repeat-containing protein 24-like → MTIACPLQVTWRKASSDKASPPVPRGLVHDLGGGARGAGSGTEPSEGGRAHVQKSDESASHFDPDTGSGMLFLSNVTVAHAGVYECEAWNAGGTVRVTFQLAINSSSSSIWAGWAQAAPLDTPVWPRLRSGGGEVSQEPLYALGSMAFGALAAATQMAIAAGISLLVLTALLLVAMIYSRRLREHKDQHAANKQEESILYLNDYSDGPTTFAQLEEFRDERGHEMFILNRAKPVLPPALPAAPPDAGGPSGSLATGPPPSPSLPTAEADSDIQTARRIAGEGGEAEPVMTPEGEGVFVNHAGLFVDSLTAYEINC, encoded by the exons atgaccatag CGTGCCCCCTGCAGGTGACATGGAGGAAGGCATCTTCGGACAAGGCGTCACCACCGGTGCCCCGAGGGCTGGTGCACGACCTGGGCGGCGGGGCCCGAGGAGCGGGCAGCGGGACGGAGCCGTCGGAGGGCGGCCGGGCTCACGTGCAGAAGAGCGACGAGAGCGCCTCGCACTTTGATCCCGACACGGGCAGTGGGATGCTCTTCCTCAGCAACGTGACGGTGGCACATGCCGGCGTGTACGAGTGCGAGGCCTGGAACGCGGGCGGCACAGTGCGGGTCACCTTCCAGCTTGCCATCAACTCTTCGTCCTCGTCTATCTGGGCCGGCTGGGCACAGGCGGCGCCCCTCGACACGCCGGTGTGGCCGCGCCTGCGGAGTGGCGGCGGTGAGGTGAGCCAGGAGCCACTCTACGCTCTGGGCAGCATGGCCTTTGGCGCACTGGCCGCTGCCACGCAGATGGCCATCGCCGCCGGCATCTCGCTGCTGGTGCTCACCGCGCTGCTGCTGGTCGCCATGATCTACAGCCGACGACTGCGAGAACACAAGGACCAGCACGCTGCGAACAAG cag GAGGAAAGCATCCTTTACCTGAACGACTACTCGGACGGGCCGACCACGTTCGCCCAGCTGGAAGAGTTCCGGGACGAGCGTGGCCACGAGATGTTCATCCTGAACCGTGCCAAACCCGTGTTGCCACCGGCCCTGCCCGCTGCCCCCCCTGACGCCGGCGGCCCCTCTGGCTCCTTGGCAACCGGCCCACCTCCCAGCCCCTCGCTCCCCACCGCTGAGGCGGACAGCGACATTCAGACCGCGCGAAGAATTGCTGGCGAGGGTGGCGAGGCGGAGCCGGTCATGACGCCAGAGGGCGAGGGGGTCTTTGTCAACCACGCCGGCTTGTTTGTGGACTCCCTGACGGCCTACGAGATCAACTGCTGA
- the LOC133167240 gene encoding trafficking protein particle complex subunit 8-like, with product MRPPDKYLPLVDPLPAWCFAEPVVVEVVFRNPLKVPLALSRLSLVWKFTRDTHAAAAAEDAGEELVSNQDTLEQESRQTDDVVTTETILDFHLAPEETKMARLRVLPHRTGCLSITGVVYDLAAASPAETPDDDDGLQKAETIIVSGKQDLKIRGPRLNHTKEDKMFVRYGPDRRLEPIVTPPMPLMEVFFLQFPTALLCGEIRKAYVEFCNVSGVSLCGLRVASTHPEFFTFGNPSAGTPLTPLSPASAENFSAYKTLAAAPGSGAACETLVSADDFGPTSDVVDVPVGGTLEPGHSVQLPLWLRGPDQEGVHEINFLFYYESPDKRSKISHRVVRHSVFICASRSLSVQASAHASAIPPQQGQDQDGGSTLVFIDVENINTSDAGVREFHIVQVSSGSQHWSLSKCINPAKDKDCKVSSKERAKLCFRAAPCKARRASLDRAEMFTFADVNLSDERIVSSATPCGDFFFRCRRTSKACRADTCSSGSRTPSGGRSLGEDLVRVVNECDRLDLNIIVIWKAYVVEDSKQLILEGQLHVALQAVGEEATSLAPKQDTQEMVLLKFKSDPPPPTVPPSTQLSRLIKSNLRYSETYTHDFAHDSVCVVPVCLVLSNCCRTDVDITVDLRHKTTSSEWSECACSFTWVGQTRYRLALCPRQTRHLELQACFLMPGVYNINTHAVCAAPCLDGHHRDDANAQTEVAQHGAGPALIVITDSSQ from the exons ATGCGGCCACCCGACAAATACTTGCCGCTTGTTGACCCGCTTCCGGCGTGGTGCTTTGCAGAGCcggtggtggtggaggtggtgTTCAGAAACCCTCTGAAAGTTCCGCTGGCGCTATCTCGCCTCTCGCTGGTCTGGAAGTTTACGCGCGACACccacgctgctgccgccgcgGAGGACGCCGGAGAAGAACTCGTCAGCAACCAGGACACGTTGGAGCAAGAG TCAAGGCAGACAGATGATGTGGTCACTACCGAGACCATCCTGGACTTCCACTTGGCCCCCGAGGAAACCAAAATG GCTCGACTCAGGGTGCTGCCGCACCGGACGGGCTGCCTGAGTATCACGGGCGTGGTCTATGACCTGGCTGCTGCATCCCCGGCGGAGACGCCGGACGACGATGACG GGCTGCAGAAGGCAGAGACAATAATCGTCAGCGGCAAGCAGGACCTGAAGATCAGAGGCCCGCGACTCAATCACACCAAAGAGGACAAAATGTTTGTGCGCTACGGACCCGACCGGCGCTTGGAGCCCATCGTTACGCCACCGATGCCCCTCATGGAG GTGTTCTTCCTGCAGTTCCCGACAGCGCTGCTGTGCGGCGAGATCCGCAAGGCGTACGTGGAGTTCTGCAACGTGAGCGGCGTGTCCCTATGCGGCCTACGCGTGGCGTCCACTCACCCCGAATTCTTCACATTCGGGAATCCGTCGGCCGGCACGCCGCTGACGCCGCTTAGCCCCGCCTCTGCCGAGAACTTCTCGGCCTACAAAACCCTGGCGGCGGCACCCGGGTCCGGCGCGGCCTGTGAGACGCTGGTGTCTGCCGACGACTTTGGGCCCACGTCTGACGTGGTGGACGTCCCTGTCGGCGGCACGCTGGAGCCAGGACATTCCGTGCAGCTCCCGCTCTGGCTGCGAGGACCTGACCAGGAAGGAGTCCATGAGATCAACTTCCTCTTTTACTATGAAAGCCCAGACAAACGAAGCAAGATCAG CCACCGGGTGGTTCGTCACTCGGTGTTTATTTGCGCCAGTCGCTCTCTCAGCGTTCAAGCGTCGGCCCACGCCAGCGCCATACCTCCTCAGCAAGGACAGGACCAGGATGGCGGCAGCACGCTGGTCTTCATCGATGTTGAAAACATCAACACG AGCGACGCTGGCGTGCGCGAGTTCCACATCGTCCAAGTTTCCAGTGGCAGTCAACACTGGAGCCTCAGCAAGTGCATCAACCCGGCCAAGGATAAAG acTGCAAAGTAAGCAGCAAAGAGCGAGCCAAGCTTTGTTTCAGAGCGGCACCGTGCAAAGCTCGCCGAG ctTCCTTGGACCGCGCCGAGATGTTCACCTTTGCCGATGTCAATCTGAGTGACGAGCGG ATCGTAAGTTCGGCCACGCCCTGCGGCGACTTCTTCTTCCGCTGCCGCCGGACGTCCAAGGCTTGCCGTGCCGACACCTGCTCCTCGGGGTCAAGGACGCCCTCCGGCGGCAGAAGCCTGGGCGAGGACTTGGTCCGCGTGGTCAACGAGTGCGACCGGCTGGACCTCAACATTATTGTCATCTGGAAG GCTTACGTGGTGGAGGACAGCAAGcagctgatcctggaaggtcaACTCCACGTGGCGCTGCAGGCGGTGGGCGAAGAGGCCACTTCCCTCGCTCCCAAGCAG GACACTCAGGAGATGGTTCTGCTCAAGTTCAAGTCGGATCCGCCACCTCCCACCGTGCCGCCATCCACGCAACTCTCACGACTCATCAAGAGCAACCTGCGCTACTCGGAGACATACACGCATGACTTTGCACACGACAG tgtttgtgtggttcccgtttgtttggttttgtccaACTGCTGCCGGACTGATGTGGATATCACAGTAGACCTCAGGCACAAAACCACCAG TTCTGAGTGGAGCGAGTGCGCGTGTAGCTTCACCTGGGTTGGCCAGACCCGCTACCGGCTGGCGCTTTGTCCCCGGCAGACGCGTCACCTGGAGTTGCAAGCCTGCTTCCTCATGCCCGGCGTCTACAACATCAACACGCACGCAGTCTGCGCCGCGCCGTGCCTCGATGGCCATCACCGTGACGACGCCAACGCCCAAACGGAGGTTGCGCAGCACGGCGCCGGACCAGCGCTTATTGTCATCACCGACAGCAGCCAATGA
- the LOC133167126 gene encoding spindle assembly abnormal protein 6 homolog, whose protein sequence is MEAIFSDVVKVIIRCRHCDERKARIRVTIERQSSTSAVCKRDLLVRLTNDEDPHFFFSLTISEEDFQSLKVQQELLIEFASFPEMLVQLLRQCQSEQNCSHPRFQLLFSCDSPSLDGPGQLSVMETNSFKHSNQLSLRLTQGSDKHVKDYLAACLASVKAEKEALELKLKKTEDDLTRRLNNAEQTLSEVERMRLEWTLEKNSLCSRHADELRREQEKAADLQERQQQQTQKHCQDLERAHQRDSQQMQSRLVQLETSCGELSDRDYQNQAALRDLKAKLVAAEKECQRFQQQVASMRRQRDSAETALHANERLGQQLQTRVGTLEQEAKDREQNASRTREALKAAQQEKETLEEDARSKEAKLRKLDAQVEILSADLKKANEIIKKFWCELQVQQSKNKDKNVALVEQEKVLRDTSTQLERAQGEVRDAHQQLQHKDQQVASLKEQLESSMKKLAESKELLQSNENVIGWINRQLNEKRLSEKRLSEMLAEPPRSTPPTAAMTSAAHFYPHVSKSPAMPDVVYKPAASPSVGGLDAKYFKRRDDGGGGSVRESPDALIAREFPRSKTPSAYFPN, encoded by the exons ATGGAGGCAATTTTTAGCGACGTTGTCAAAGTCATAATTAGATGTCGACACTGTGATGAAAG AAAAGCACGCATCCGCGTCACCATTGAGCGTCAGTCGAGCACAAGTGCCGTTTGCAAACGA gatcttttggtaagattgaccaatgacgaggatccgcattttttcttcagcctcacaatctctgaggaagatttccaaag tttgaaagtccagcaggagttattgattgaatttgcgtcattccctgagatgctggtgcagcttcttcgtcaatgtcagtcagagcagaattgcagccatcccag gttccagctgctgttctcctgcgactcgccgtcactggatggccccggccagctgagcgtgatggagaccaactcctttaagcacagcaaccagctttctctgcggctgacgcagggctctgacaagcacgtcaaagactacttggctgcctgtctggcctctgtcaag GCTGAGAAGGAAGCACTGGAGCTAAAATTGAAAAAGACAGAAGATGATCTGACGAGGCGGCTCAACAACGCCGAGCAG ACGCTGTCGGAGGTGGAGCGCATGCGTCTGGAATGGACTCTTGAGAAGAACTCGCTTTGCAGCCGCCACGCTGACGAGTTGCGCCGTGAGCAGGAGAAGGCGGCCGAC TTGCAGgagcgccagcagcagcagacgcaAAAGCACTGTCAGGATCTGGAGCGCGCTCACCAGCGCGACAGCCAGCAGATGCAAAGCCGCCTGGTGCAGCTGGAGACCTCCTGTGGGGAGCTGAGTGACAGGGACTACCAAAACCAGGCCGCCCTCAGGGACCTCAAGGCCAAACTGGTGGCCGCCGAGAAG GAGTGCCAGCGCTTCCAGCAGCAGGTGGCGTCGATGCGGCGCCAGAGGGACTCGGCCGAGACAGCGCTTCACGCCAACGAGCGACTGGGCCAACAGCTGCAGACGCGTGTGGGGACGCTGGAGCAGGAAGCCAAAGACCGCGAGCAAAACGCGAGTCGCACTCGGGAGGCACTGAAGGCGGCACAACAGGAGAAG GAAACCCTCGAGGAGGACGCCCGCAGCAAAGAAGCTAAACTACGAAAGCTCGACGCCCAGGTGGAGATTTTGTCCGCAGACTTGAAGAAG GCCAACGAGATTATCAAGAAATTCTGGTGCGAGCTGCAAGTTCAGCAGAGCAAGAACAAGGACAAGAACGTGGCACTGGTGGAGCAGGAGAAAGTGCTGCGCGACACCTCCACCCAGCTGGAGCGAGCACAGGGGGAAGTGCGCGATGCTcaccagcagctgcagcacAAGGACCAGCAG GTTGCGAGTCTGAAggaacagctggagtccagcatgaAGAAGCTGGCCGAGTCGAAGGAGCTGCTGCAGAGCAATGAGAATG TGATCGGCTGGATAAACAGGCAACTGAACGAGAAGCGGCTGAGCGAGAAGCGGCTGAGCGAGATGCTTGCGGAGCCGCCAcggagcacgccgccgaccgccgccATGACGTCAGCG GCTCACTTTTATCCTCACGTGAGCAAAAGTCCCGCAATGCCCGATGTTGTCTACAAGCCAGC AGCGAGCCCGAGCGTTGGCGGTCTGGATGCCAAATACTTCAAGAGGAGagatgacggcggcggcggctccgtTCGCGAGTCTCCCGACGCGCTCATCGCCAGAG AGTTTCCGCGCAGCAAAACACCTTCAGCCTACTTTCCCAACTAA